The following proteins are co-located in the Pedobacter sp. FW305-3-2-15-E-R2A2 genome:
- the hemE gene encoding uroporphyrinogen decarboxylase, with protein MNTLFLDAALSKQTERPPVWMMRQAGRFMPEYWEIKNKYSFLEMCKTPEIAADVTMLPVDLLGIDAAILFCDILVTGEAMGGDLSFTQGVGPKFANPVRNAQDIDNLNVDVLDKLEYVADAIKVIQQRLNGSIPLIGFAGAPFTVMSYLVEGGSSKDFKLTKLLMHNHPELAHRLLAKIAKVTADYLNLQIAAGVNAIQIFDSWALALSWNDYQEFSHRYIQEIIANLNRKDVPVISFCKGSSVFAPIMAQANPDVISVDWNADLLNIKQALPAGIAVQGNLDPHILYADKPVIKKHILQLFERMRGENGFIFNLGHGIMPDIPFDNVKYAIEVVKEFRY; from the coding sequence ATGAATACGTTATTTTTAGATGCCGCACTTTCAAAGCAAACAGAACGTCCACCGGTATGGATGATGCGTCAGGCAGGTCGTTTTATGCCTGAGTACTGGGAAATCAAAAACAAATACTCTTTCCTGGAGATGTGCAAAACGCCTGAAATTGCTGCTGATGTAACGATGTTACCTGTTGATTTGTTGGGTATTGATGCTGCTATTCTTTTCTGTGATATATTAGTCACAGGTGAGGCAATGGGCGGAGATTTGAGTTTTACTCAGGGTGTTGGTCCTAAATTCGCCAATCCTGTACGCAATGCTCAGGATATTGATAACCTGAATGTAGATGTACTGGACAAGTTAGAATATGTAGCTGATGCGATTAAAGTGATTCAGCAACGTTTAAATGGCAGCATTCCTTTGATCGGTTTTGCCGGTGCGCCATTCACCGTAATGAGCTACCTGGTTGAAGGTGGTTCTTCGAAAGATTTCAAGCTGACGAAACTGTTGATGCACAATCATCCGGAACTGGCGCATCGCTTATTGGCGAAAATTGCGAAAGTTACTGCAGATTACCTGAACCTTCAGATTGCTGCAGGCGTAAATGCCATCCAGATTTTTGACAGCTGGGCACTGGCTTTATCATGGAACGATTATCAGGAGTTTTCTCACCGTTATATCCAGGAAATCATTGCCAACCTAAACAGAAAAGACGTTCCTGTCATTTCCTTCTGTAAAGGAAGTTCAGTATTCGCACCGATCATGGCTCAGGCCAACCCGGATGTGATCTCGGTAGACTGGAATGCGGATCTTTTAAACATTAAACAAGCACTTCCTGCAGGTATTGCGGTTCAGGGTAACCTGGATCCACATATTTTATATGCGGATAAGCCAGTGATCAAAAAACATATCCTTCAATTGTTTGAGCGTATGCGTGGAGAGAATGGATTTATCTTTAACCTTGGTCATGGCATCATGCCGGATATCCCATTTGATAACGTAAAATACGCGATTGAAGTGGTTAAAGAATTCAGATACTAA
- a CDS encoding CopD family protein translates to MEYYRYILSVHIIFMVSWMAGLFYSVRLFIYHVEAEDKPEIERNILQREYERIEAKLWHIITTPAMTLTVIAGVSMVYLNPVLLQTSWFHVKLGFVALLLIYHFLCQNIMYQLKLGKCKTSSFKLRLWNEVATILLVAIVFTVVLKSAVNWVYGLVGLIIFAVVIMLAVKWYKHYRKKHDC, encoded by the coding sequence ATGGAATACTATCGTTACATACTCTCTGTTCATATCATCTTTATGGTAAGCTGGATGGCGGGATTGTTTTATAGTGTTCGCTTGTTTATCTATCATGTAGAGGCAGAGGATAAACCAGAAATAGAGCGGAATATCCTGCAAAGGGAATATGAACGCATAGAAGCCAAACTTTGGCACATCATTACCACTCCGGCGATGACGCTTACGGTTATTGCAGGTGTAAGCATGGTTTATCTGAATCCTGTTTTGTTGCAAACCTCCTGGTTTCATGTAAAACTGGGCTTTGTTGCATTACTACTCATCTATCATTTCCTTTGTCAGAACATCATGTATCAGCTGAAGCTGGGTAAATGCAAAACGAGCTCTTTTAAGCTACGTTTATGGAATGAAGTTGCCACTATCCTCCTGGTGGCTATTGTCTTTACAGTGGTCCTAAAAAGTGCCGTAAATTGGGTTTATGGACTTGTAGGTCTGATTATATTTGCTGTGGTCATTATGCTTGCTGTAAAATGGTACAAACACTACAGGAAAAAGCACGACTGCTAA
- a CDS encoding RNA polymerase sigma factor, with the protein MILTQYKIEELMEGCKAGKRKMQEALYQQTASKMLAVCMRYAKDRMEAEDVLQLGYIKIFQKVAEYRGDGSFEGWMRRVMVNTAIESYRKNLRTLNVVPIEDAYEQPSTGFDFSRLGMQDLLKVIQKLSDGYRMVFNMYAIEGYSHKEIAATLGISEGASKSQLSRARAILKEEIIKMEGIDYASYAG; encoded by the coding sequence ATGATTTTGACGCAGTATAAGATAGAGGAACTCATGGAAGGCTGTAAAGCCGGTAAGCGAAAGATGCAGGAAGCGCTTTATCAGCAAACCGCGTCGAAAATGCTGGCGGTTTGTATGCGCTATGCTAAAGACAGAATGGAAGCGGAAGACGTATTACAGCTGGGTTATATTAAGATCTTTCAAAAGGTGGCAGAATATAGAGGAGATGGTTCTTTTGAAGGCTGGATGAGAAGAGTAATGGTCAACACCGCGATTGAAAGTTACCGTAAGAACCTGAGGACCTTAAATGTGGTTCCGATTGAAGATGCTTATGAACAGCCTTCTACCGGATTTGACTTTAGCAGGTTGGGGATGCAGGATTTATTGAAAGTGATACAAAAACTTTCAGATGGATATAGAATGGTATTCAATATGTACGCCATCGAAGGATATTCTCATAAGGAAATTGCCGCGACACTGGGCATCTCTGAAGGAGCAAGTAAATCGCAATTGTCGAGAGCAAGGGCGATCTTAAAAGAAGAGATTATAAAAATGGAGGGTATAGATTATGCAAGCTATGCAGGATAA
- a CDS encoding outer membrane beta-barrel protein has translation MKRLLLTTLLVSGLAGVMAQSAFAQQDSTRTKRRVTISVGGETSISIGKVQSDSVKKAKAAEGRFIGGITFTRLDWGFTRLVDNGSFSLSKDNEFLDYTGGKSSTFSFDVLQFGYRFNPNFKIYVAGGFDWTMIRLKKNITLLKNSPTMAYTEEEINFSKNRLSSSYVHIPLNFEFRTKENSNGKRFYFVIGPEVAFLLNGKVKQISKERGKEKIKDDYNFEPFRYGGTVRIGYGAIGLFTKYYFNDMFTTTAQKGLRNMSFGVTLGL, from the coding sequence ATGAAAAGATTATTACTGACAACACTTTTGGTAAGCGGACTTGCCGGTGTTATGGCTCAAAGCGCATTTGCACAACAGGATAGTACCCGGACAAAACGTAGAGTAACCATCTCTGTAGGTGGTGAAACCAGCATTTCTATTGGTAAGGTGCAGAGTGACAGCGTTAAAAAAGCCAAGGCTGCAGAAGGTCGTTTTATCGGAGGGATCACCTTTACCAGATTAGACTGGGGATTCACCAGACTGGTAGATAATGGCAGTTTTTCTTTATCGAAAGACAACGAATTCCTGGATTATACGGGTGGGAAATCAAGTACTTTCTCCTTTGATGTCCTTCAGTTTGGTTACCGCTTTAATCCTAATTTTAAGATCTATGTGGCTGGAGGTTTTGACTGGACAATGATCCGCCTGAAAAAGAACATCACCTTGCTTAAAAACAGCCCGACAATGGCTTACACTGAAGAAGAGATCAACTTCTCCAAAAACAGGTTATCGAGCAGTTATGTGCATATTCCATTGAATTTTGAATTCCGTACCAAAGAAAACTCCAACGGAAAACGCTTTTACTTTGTAATTGGCCCTGAAGTAGCCTTCCTGTTAAATGGAAAAGTAAAACAGATCAGCAAAGAGAGAGGAAAAGAGAAGATTAAAGACGACTATAATTTTGAGCCTTTCCGTTATGGTGGAACCGTTCGTATAGGTTATGGCGCAATTGGGCTCTTTACTAAATATTATTTCAATGATATGTTTACCACTACTGCTCAAAAAGGGCTGAGAAATATGTCCTTCGGTGTCACCTTAGGATTGTAA
- a CDS encoding ABC transporter ATP-binding protein has product MKEQIISVKNISKQYQQEQASGVQDISFDINKGEIIAIIGESGSGKSTLLKCIYGLLSVDEGEVTFKGERILGPNEQLIPGHKEMKMVTQDFSLNIYAKVYDNIASMMANTDVHYKHEKTMEMMLHLHIDHLKDKKITQLSGGEQQRVAIAKALVTNTSVLLLDEPFSQVDALLKNQLRADIKRIAAETGVTVIMVSHDPADGLFLADELLILKDGHLMQRGKPAEIYNHPNHIYTARMLGNAVVLNTDEAKKLGLEIKEGNAVFYPEWVELTNSWNSRRFEVKDVYYKGFYEELLLERNGVTIRAIQLNRGEHKKNDHVQANIGRFLKL; this is encoded by the coding sequence GTGAAGGAACAAATCATCAGCGTTAAAAACATCAGCAAACAATACCAGCAGGAGCAAGCTTCAGGAGTACAGGATATCAGCTTTGATATTAACAAAGGAGAGATCATTGCCATTATCGGCGAAAGTGGAAGTGGGAAATCGACCCTGCTGAAATGTATCTATGGATTACTGAGTGTTGATGAAGGAGAAGTCACTTTTAAAGGAGAACGCATCCTCGGCCCAAATGAACAATTGATTCCTGGTCATAAGGAGATGAAAATGGTGACTCAGGATTTCTCCCTGAACATTTATGCGAAAGTATATGACAATATCGCTTCCATGATGGCCAATACAGATGTGCATTATAAACATGAAAAAACCATGGAAATGATGCTTCATCTGCATATTGATCACCTGAAAGATAAAAAGATTACGCAACTGAGTGGGGGAGAACAACAAAGGGTAGCCATCGCAAAAGCATTGGTAACGAATACTTCTGTACTGTTACTTGATGAGCCTTTTAGCCAGGTGGACGCCTTATTGAAAAATCAATTGAGGGCAGATATTAAACGAATTGCTGCGGAGACCGGAGTAACAGTGATTATGGTTTCTCATGATCCTGCTGACGGGTTATTCTTAGCCGATGAATTGTTGATCCTAAAGGATGGACATCTGATGCAGCGCGGAAAACCTGCGGAGATTTATAATCATCCAAATCATATTTATACTGCCCGGATGTTGGGAAATGCCGTTGTACTGAATACGGATGAAGCCAAAAAACTCGGTCTTGAAATCAAGGAAGGCAACGCCGTATTTTATCCGGAATGGGTAGAGTTAACCAATTCCTGGAACAGCAGACGTTTTGAGGTGAAGGATGTTTATTATAAAGGTTTTTATGAGGAACTGTTGCTGGAAAGAAATGGAGTAACGATCAGGGCGATACAGTTGAATAGAGGAGAGCATAAAAAAAACGACCATGTTCAAGCGAACATTGGTCGTTTTTTAAAACTATAG
- a CDS encoding YdeI/OmpD-associated family protein: MEQQQLINEEILLEKFPGKGGWTFARLPGISKDKHRPFGTRKVRGFIDSYEVKDTALMPMKEMLFITVRAEIRKQIGKQAGDYVRIVLYDDSEPVSEIIPEDFIECLKDEPAAWASFQKLSKAKQQECFQWLMESPVVQTRIQRMADAITNLASGLPFHTTKR, translated from the coding sequence ATGGAACAACAGCAACTGATCAATGAGGAGATACTCTTGGAGAAATTTCCAGGTAAGGGAGGCTGGACTTTTGCGCGTCTTCCAGGTATCTCAAAAGATAAACACAGACCTTTCGGAACAAGAAAAGTAAGGGGTTTTATTGACAGCTACGAAGTAAAAGACACTGCGTTGATGCCAATGAAAGAAATGTTGTTTATTACTGTAAGGGCAGAAATACGTAAGCAGATCGGAAAACAGGCAGGTGATTATGTTCGGATTGTATTATACGACGATAGCGAACCGGTTTCCGAAATCATTCCTGAAGATTTTATTGAATGTTTGAAGGATGAGCCAGCAGCCTGGGCTTCGTTTCAGAAATTGAGCAAGGCGAAACAGCAAGAGTGTTTTCAGTGGCTGATGGAATCGCCGGTTGTTCAAACGAGGATTCAGCGCATGGCTGACGCTATTACGAATTTAGCATCCGGATTACCCTTTCATACGACAAAAAGATAA
- a CDS encoding porin family protein, which yields MKKLLLSLTVLTGLGLTASAQTSPIKFGVKAGATFSNMSFSGSGVNETGKLNTSFYVGGVVDIPVSEMFSVQPGLSYIGKGTKDSGDFSEFGEGGSGKAEATLNPFYLEIPVNIVANFEAGSGKFFVGAGPYYAIGIAGKVKVKATEGSSSVEVKEDIEYGDDKAFKRGDFGINLLTGYQLTNGFNIHAGYGLGLSNIINAGGEGKAKNRVLSVGLGYSF from the coding sequence GTGAAAAAATTATTACTATCATTAACGGTCCTAACAGGTTTGGGTCTAACTGCTTCGGCACAAACAAGCCCTATTAAATTTGGGGTTAAAGCCGGTGCAACATTCTCAAATATGTCGTTCTCTGGTTCCGGAGTTAACGAAACGGGCAAATTAAATACTTCATTCTATGTTGGCGGTGTTGTAGATATACCGGTAAGTGAAATGTTCTCTGTGCAGCCTGGTCTTTCGTACATTGGAAAAGGCACGAAAGATTCGGGAGATTTTTCTGAGTTCGGCGAGGGTGGTTCAGGTAAAGCAGAAGCAACCCTAAACCCATTTTATCTGGAAATCCCGGTAAATATTGTCGCTAATTTTGAAGCAGGAAGTGGTAAGTTCTTTGTTGGAGCTGGTCCTTACTATGCAATTGGTATAGCCGGAAAGGTTAAAGTTAAAGCAACAGAGGGCTCTAGTTCAGTTGAAGTGAAGGAAGATATTGAATATGGAGATGACAAAGCATTCAAACGTGGTGACTTCGGTATTAATCTGCTAACAGGTTATCAGTTAACTAATGGCTTTAATATCCACGCAGGATATGGCCTTGGTTTAAGCAATATTATAAATGCTGGTGGTGAAGGGAAAGCTAAAAACAGAGTACTTTCTGTTGGCTTAGGTTATTCTTTCTAA
- the ilvA gene encoding threonine ammonia-lyase IlvA, with the protein MSVEKEVVLDFLAAAERLKGTVKRTPLEYNAGLSKTYQANIYLKREDLQLVRSYKLRGAYNMISTLEPEQMAQGVVCASAGNHAQGVAHSCKKLNIKGVIFMPEITPRQKVKQTEMFGGDHIEIILVGDTFDDCLKEALEYTAANGMTFIPPFDNTKVIEGQGTVGVEIFEDLPELDIVIMPIGGGGLASGVGSYLRNLKPGIQLIGVEPEGAPSMKHALNTGAPVLLGDIDRFVDGAAVKRVGNLTFEYCKELLNQMLLIPEGKICTTILKLYNEDAIVVEPAGALAVASLDQIKTQIIGKTVVCIVSGGNNDIERMQEIKEKSLLFEGLKHYFIVRFPQRPGALKLFVNNVLGPHDDITRFEFIKKTNRENGPALVGIELAKPTDYDALLQRMKEFKFEIIELNNDQTLFEYLV; encoded by the coding sequence ATGAGTGTAGAAAAAGAAGTTGTACTGGATTTTCTGGCGGCAGCAGAACGATTGAAAGGTACGGTAAAACGTACCCCTTTGGAATATAATGCAGGACTTTCTAAAACATACCAGGCGAATATTTACCTGAAAAGAGAAGATTTGCAATTGGTACGCTCCTATAAACTAAGAGGTGCTTACAACATGATCAGCACACTGGAGCCGGAACAAATGGCACAGGGTGTGGTCTGTGCAAGTGCAGGAAATCATGCGCAGGGTGTAGCACATTCCTGTAAAAAACTGAACATCAAAGGGGTTATTTTTATGCCGGAAATTACCCCGAGGCAAAAGGTGAAACAAACAGAAATGTTTGGTGGTGACCATATAGAAATCATCCTTGTAGGTGATACTTTTGACGATTGCTTAAAAGAAGCATTAGAATATACCGCAGCCAATGGTATGACTTTTATCCCTCCTTTCGATAATACAAAGGTGATTGAAGGTCAGGGAACGGTGGGTGTGGAAATCTTTGAAGACCTTCCTGAACTCGACATCGTGATCATGCCTATCGGTGGTGGCGGACTTGCTTCGGGTGTAGGCAGCTATCTGAGAAACCTGAAACCTGGAATTCAACTGATCGGTGTGGAACCTGAAGGTGCGCCTTCTATGAAACATGCGTTAAATACTGGTGCTCCCGTTCTACTGGGCGACATTGATCGTTTTGTAGATGGTGCGGCAGTAAAACGAGTAGGAAATCTCACTTTTGAGTATTGCAAGGAACTGTTGAATCAAATGTTGCTGATCCCGGAGGGAAAAATCTGTACGACGATCTTGAAGTTATATAATGAGGATGCCATTGTGGTAGAACCCGCAGGTGCACTTGCTGTAGCTTCCTTAGATCAGATCAAAACTCAGATCATAGGTAAAACAGTGGTATGTATCGTAAGTGGCGGTAACAATGACATTGAAAGAATGCAGGAGATCAAAGAGAAATCATTACTCTTTGAAGGATTAAAGCATTATTTCATCGTTCGCTTTCCACAGAGACCAGGAGCATTGAAGCTATTTGTAAATAATGTGTTGGGTCCTCATGACGACATCACCCGTTTTGAGTTTATCAAAAAAACCAATCGGGAAAATGGTCCTGCATTGGTAGGCATCGAATTGGCAAAACCAACAGATTACGATGCGCTATTGCAAAGAATGAAGGAGTTTAAATTTGAGATTATTGAATTGAATAACGATCAGACACTTTTCGAATATCTGGTATAA